Proteins encoded by one window of Lacipirellulaceae bacterium:
- a CDS encoding YhdH/YhfP family quinone oxidoreductase has product MHPTEPFSCLMVRSVEGEVRCELETISADELPPGDVLIRVEYSSLNYKDALASRASKGIVKQLPHVPGIDCAGVVVANDQPDYSEGDRVLVTGYGLGGSHWGGFSEYVKVPSEWVVPLPPTLSTREAMIYGTAGFTAAQAVSALVLHGVKPSDGEIVVTGASGGVGSLSIGLLAKLGYEVTAISGKPELHDDLLKLGARCVLGREAVQDDSKGPLLSAQWAGAIDTVGGDPLTTILRSTQHRGCVAACGLVAGDQLPLTVYPFILRGVTLAGIDSAKCPRDSRLNIWKKLSNEWKLDSLEELARAVPLSELPAEIEEMLAGNARGRVVVNLQ; this is encoded by the coding sequence ATGCACCCCACCGAGCCCTTTTCTTGCCTGATGGTACGAAGCGTTGAGGGGGAGGTGCGCTGCGAGTTAGAAACGATTTCCGCAGACGAGCTGCCACCAGGTGACGTGCTGATTCGGGTTGAGTATTCGTCGCTCAATTACAAAGACGCACTTGCTTCGCGGGCCTCGAAAGGTATTGTCAAACAGTTGCCGCATGTTCCCGGCATCGACTGTGCCGGCGTTGTCGTCGCGAACGACCAGCCCGATTATTCCGAAGGCGACCGTGTGCTGGTCACCGGCTACGGACTTGGCGGGTCGCACTGGGGGGGCTTCAGCGAATACGTGAAAGTACCCAGCGAGTGGGTCGTCCCCTTGCCACCCACGCTGAGCACGCGCGAAGCGATGATCTACGGCACCGCCGGTTTCACTGCCGCCCAGGCAGTTTCCGCGTTGGTCTTGCATGGAGTGAAACCTTCGGATGGTGAGATCGTTGTCACGGGAGCGAGCGGGGGCGTTGGTTCGCTATCGATCGGGCTGTTGGCAAAGCTCGGCTACGAAGTCACGGCAATCTCAGGCAAGCCGGAGCTCCATGACGATCTGCTGAAACTGGGAGCTCGATGTGTCCTAGGACGCGAAGCCGTCCAAGACGATTCAAAGGGGCCGCTGCTTAGTGCTCAATGGGCGGGAGCGATCGACACCGTTGGCGGCGATCCCCTCACGACGATTCTCCGCAGCACCCAGCATCGCGGTTGCGTTGCCGCTTGCGGATTAGTGGCGGGCGACCAACTGCCGCTGACCGTCTATCCCTTTATCCTACGTGGGGTGACGCTCGCGGGAATTGATTCCGCCAAGTGTCCGCGTGATTCGCGGCTGAATATCTGGAAGAAGCTTTCTAACGAGTGGAAGCTCGATTCGCTTGAGGAGCTCGCGCGGGCCGTGCCATTGTCAGAATTGCCTGCTGAGATCGAGGAAATGCTCGCAGGGAATGCTCGCGGACGCGTTGTGGTGAATTTACAATAA
- the ricT gene encoding regulatory iron-sulfur-containing complex subunit RicT, protein MSESPLQQTSSDPPLTIMPKYVVRHGVMRQLGVFGVRGSDSYSRGAQVIARTHRGLEVGEVLCEASDHVVSQMKEPKHGQILHLQSDEDLGEIRRLHEQEQSEHEVCRKHIEELGLEMQLIDVEHLYGGERVVVYYLSENRVDFRQLVKTLAKEFQTRIEMRQIGVRDEAKLLADYGDCGKPVCCNNHLSEMPPVSMRMAKLQKATLDPSKISGRCGRLKCCLRYEYDTYQELQKDLPPTGSEIITNNGKAKVLAQEILSGQILVQCEDMRRITIDASEVLTIVKRGTGSKKSKEKPVEKRTEARDSEIESKQTSDKEATDNETTGSKPDTDEKTESS, encoded by the coding sequence ATGAGCGAATCGCCGCTCCAACAAACCTCCTCTGACCCGCCCCTTACGATCATGCCTAAGTACGTCGTCCGCCATGGAGTGATGCGTCAGCTTGGCGTGTTTGGCGTGCGGGGGAGCGATTCTTACAGTCGTGGTGCTCAAGTGATTGCCCGTACGCACCGTGGCTTGGAGGTGGGCGAGGTGCTCTGCGAAGCGAGCGACCATGTTGTTTCGCAGATGAAAGAACCCAAGCACGGGCAGATTCTTCATTTACAGTCCGACGAAGATCTTGGCGAGATTCGACGCCTGCATGAGCAGGAGCAGAGCGAGCATGAGGTGTGCCGCAAACATATCGAGGAGCTGGGCTTGGAAATGCAGCTTATCGATGTCGAGCATCTGTATGGCGGCGAACGGGTTGTGGTTTACTACCTGTCCGAAAATCGTGTCGATTTTCGCCAGCTTGTGAAAACGCTCGCCAAAGAATTCCAGACACGGATCGAAATGCGGCAAATTGGCGTGCGGGACGAGGCAAAGCTACTGGCCGATTACGGCGATTGCGGCAAGCCTGTCTGCTGTAATAACCATCTTTCTGAGATGCCGCCCGTCTCGATGCGGATGGCCAAGCTTCAGAAGGCAACTCTAGACCCCAGCAAGATTTCCGGCCGTTGCGGTCGCCTCAAGTGCTGCCTGAGGTATGAGTACGACACGTACCAAGAGTTGCAAAAAGACTTGCCGCCTACGGGATCGGAGATTATTACGAATAATGGAAAAGCCAAAGTGCTAGCGCAGGAAATCCTGAGCGGACAAATATTGGTGCAGTGTGAGGATATGCGGCGTATAACGATTGACGCCTCTGAGGTTCTCACGATCGTAAAACGCGGCACCGGATCGAAAAAGTCGAAAGAAAAACCCGTCGAAAAGCGTACCGAAGCTCGTGATTCCGAGATAGAATCTAAGCAGACGTCGGACAAGGAAGCGACGGATAACGAAACGACTGGCAGCAAACCAGATACTGACGAGAAGACAGAGTCGAGTTAA
- the gluQRS gene encoding tRNA glutamyl-Q(34) synthetase GluQRS has product MRTRLAPSPTGALHLGNARTFLVNWALARQQGWEIVLRIEDLDGPRVKEGAAQQAIDDLRWLGIDWDEGPLYQLVDQSPYETALEQLAQQGVIYPCRCTRKQIEAAALSAPHGDEHELRYPGTCRLGKPRAASWLKNREEGTAWRLRVEPGETRFEDVFAGEQVASVEQSVGDFLVATKLGLPAYQLAVVVDDARQGIDQIVRGDDLLRSTHRQLLVQKFLGITPSPTYTHLPLVIGEDGRRLAKRHGDTRIDHYRQAGVRPERVVGLLGEWCGLAERSEMTATEFAEDFRLENLPSEPAVFTSEDDQWLVG; this is encoded by the coding sequence ATGCGTACCCGCCTCGCTCCCTCGCCGACTGGTGCTTTGCACTTAGGGAACGCACGGACCTTTCTCGTCAATTGGGCCTTAGCGCGGCAGCAAGGCTGGGAGATCGTGCTGCGGATTGAGGACCTCGATGGCCCCCGCGTGAAGGAGGGCGCGGCCCAGCAAGCGATCGACGATCTGCGGTGGTTGGGAATCGACTGGGACGAAGGGCCGCTGTACCAGTTGGTCGATCAGTCGCCCTATGAAACGGCCCTCGAACAATTGGCTCAGCAAGGGGTGATTTATCCGTGTCGTTGCACGCGCAAGCAAATCGAAGCGGCTGCGCTCTCGGCACCGCATGGCGACGAACATGAGCTGCGCTATCCTGGCACTTGCCGGTTGGGTAAGCCACGAGCGGCGAGTTGGTTGAAGAACCGCGAGGAGGGAACCGCGTGGCGACTGAGAGTAGAACCTGGTGAGACGCGATTTGAGGACGTCTTCGCAGGCGAGCAAGTGGCTAGTGTTGAACAGAGCGTTGGCGATTTTTTGGTAGCCACGAAACTAGGGCTACCCGCTTATCAGCTCGCCGTGGTCGTTGACGATGCGCGGCAAGGCATCGACCAGATCGTTCGCGGGGATGATTTGCTCCGCTCGACGCATCGTCAGTTGCTCGTGCAAAAGTTCCTGGGGATCACCCCTTCGCCAACGTACACCCACTTGCCGTTGGTGATTGGTGAGGATGGTCGCCGGTTGGCAAAGCGACATGGCGACACCCGCATCGATCACTATCGGCAAGCCGGTGTACGGCCGGAACGGGTTGTTGGCTTGCTCGGCGAGTGGTGCGGCTTGGCCGAGCGAAGCGAGATGACGGCAACCGAGTTCGCTGAGGACTTCCGACTCGAAAACCTGCCCAGTGAGCCAGCTGTGTTCACCAGCGAAGATGATCAATGGCTGGTGGGATAG
- a CDS encoding response regulator transcription factor: MSNTESQQRLVMLLANGIDCAALQGWLTEQAVGYEIEATTDADFALARCQRLRPRVVLIDPKVGSETYEKFTSLAATNHFDHVLLLDDRLHIGLVAKILSVSHVSYLTRTSGPQVLIAALKQMQHNRQRVFDPELESQLWQTPQGYAFRDGPHCPAAGMLSARELQIAEFLAQGFTVRQCAERLGISASTVDNHKTRLMRKVQVSKGPQLTRWAIREGVITA; this comes from the coding sequence ATGAGCAACACGGAAAGCCAGCAACGACTCGTCATGCTTCTAGCCAACGGCATCGATTGCGCAGCCTTGCAGGGTTGGCTCACCGAGCAAGCGGTCGGCTACGAAATCGAGGCAACAACCGATGCCGATTTCGCCCTCGCCCGTTGTCAGCGATTGCGCCCTCGTGTTGTGTTGATCGACCCCAAGGTCGGAAGCGAAACTTACGAGAAGTTTACGAGTCTCGCCGCGACCAACCATTTTGATCACGTGCTGCTACTGGATGATCGTCTTCACATCGGTCTCGTCGCGAAAATCCTAAGCGTTTCACATGTCAGCTATCTGACGCGCACCTCTGGCCCTCAAGTTTTAATAGCAGCGTTGAAGCAGATGCAACACAATCGGCAACGCGTCTTCGACCCTGAGCTTGAGTCCCAACTTTGGCAAACCCCCCAAGGCTATGCGTTTCGCGACGGACCCCATTGCCCTGCCGCCGGGATGCTGTCGGCCCGCGAACTGCAGATCGCGGAGTTCCTTGCCCAGGGATTCACCGTGCGTCAATGCGCCGAGCGGCTAGGTATCTCAGCGAGTACTGTGGACAACCATAAAACGCGTTTGATGCGAAAGGTGCAGGTGAGCAAAGGGCCGCAGCTAACACGTTGGGCGATCCGCGAAGGGGTGATCACGGCCTGA
- a CDS encoding SlyX family protein, producing MSENDAQARLTKLEERLAFLEQNYEQLNSVVLEQQTELEKLRRELTASREQVQRLSDSLGEDLPHERPPHY from the coding sequence ATGTCAGAAAACGACGCACAAGCCCGCCTGACGAAGCTCGAAGAACGTTTGGCCTTCCTTGAGCAGAATTACGAGCAACTGAACTCAGTGGTGCTCGAACAACAAACCGAGCTTGAGAAGTTGCGAAGAGAGCTAACCGCTAGCCGCGAGCAGGTGCAACGGCTTAGCGATTCGCTGGGCGAGGACCTCCCCCACGAACGCCCGCCGCACTATTGA
- a CDS encoding chemotaxis protein CheB, which yields MDSSQPQYPNLLIVIGASAGGLQQIVKIIRELPDYFQATVLFACHRDPKSPNVLHEILAKNTDLKVKQPIAGEKLVCTTIYVGKPEESVEVEGRHLRTEIDISDLARMERIDDLFKSAAQSAGENAVGVILTGMLSDGVEGLKAINEAGGYCMVQDPDDAEFESMPVSALKEVDADFVGTTDAITQKLISLAEGRVCK from the coding sequence ATGGATTCTTCACAACCGCAGTACCCGAACCTTCTCATCGTGATCGGTGCCTCTGCGGGCGGGTTGCAGCAGATCGTCAAGATTATCAGGGAACTGCCAGACTATTTTCAGGCAACCGTCTTGTTTGCCTGTCACCGCGATCCGAAGAGCCCGAACGTGCTGCATGAGATTCTTGCCAAGAATACCGATCTGAAGGTGAAGCAGCCCATCGCAGGTGAAAAGCTTGTCTGCACGACGATCTACGTCGGCAAACCCGAAGAGTCGGTTGAGGTCGAGGGGCGACATCTTCGTACAGAAATCGACATCTCGGATCTGGCTCGGATGGAGCGTATCGACGATCTTTTCAAGTCAGCCGCTCAGAGTGCCGGCGAGAATGCCGTCGGCGTGATTCTGACCGGGATGCTTAGCGATGGGGTCGAGGGCCTGAAAGCCATCAATGAAGCGGGCGGTTACTGCATGGTTCAAGACCCCGATGACGCAGAGTTCGAAAGCATGCCCGTCAGTGCGTTGAAAGAAGTCGATGCGGACTTCGTAGGGACCACCGATGCAATCACCCAGAAGTTGATCAGCTTGGCTGAAGGCAGAGTTTGCAAATAG
- a CDS encoding Gfo/Idh/MocA family oxidoreductase, translating into MNDRIRLGLIGCGGRMMGSHVPGFAKRKDCEITAVCDVAESRREKAAKKVQELSGKRPSIFSNLRRVIESAQVDAVVIATPDHWHCPAAMLACQAGKDVYVEKPVSHSVAEGRQLIAVAVEHNRVVQVGAQNRSGESNASAREYLASGKLGPIELVRVYNQAVDTSIVNKPDAPKPAGLDWNQWLGPAPERPYNPGRHYGWRWYWDYAGGDVTDDTVHQLDLACQLLEIRQLPKTVRSVGIAHPGNDEKMAGTLATQFEFEDLVLLYNQTQNTPYMVKSDQGVRNGDLFPYWPQNGTRIEIFGEAGLMVVGRHGGGWQVFQRTKSRKPVVTAEQHGRFPDDAHKEDFLDAVRTRRTPNGDLESAHRSATLCHLANISYRVGNQLLEIDRERETIVGNDAANALIQPNRREGFNFGS; encoded by the coding sequence GTGAACGATCGGATTCGTTTAGGGCTCATCGGCTGCGGTGGGCGGATGATGGGCAGCCACGTTCCTGGATTTGCTAAACGGAAAGATTGTGAGATTACTGCCGTTTGCGATGTGGCTGAATCACGACGAGAGAAAGCTGCTAAGAAGGTTCAGGAACTCAGCGGTAAGCGACCTTCAATCTTTAGTAACCTGCGGAGGGTAATCGAGAGTGCGCAAGTTGATGCGGTCGTGATCGCCACGCCCGATCACTGGCACTGCCCCGCGGCGATGCTCGCCTGCCAAGCCGGCAAGGATGTTTACGTCGAGAAGCCTGTCAGTCACAGCGTGGCGGAGGGGCGACAACTGATTGCCGTAGCCGTAGAACACAATCGTGTTGTCCAGGTCGGTGCGCAGAATCGAAGCGGCGAGAGCAACGCCAGCGCGAGAGAATACCTCGCCTCGGGAAAACTCGGCCCGATTGAATTGGTCCGCGTTTACAACCAGGCCGTCGATACCTCGATCGTCAACAAGCCAGACGCTCCCAAGCCTGCCGGATTGGACTGGAACCAATGGCTTGGCCCGGCACCCGAGCGACCCTACAACCCGGGGCGGCACTACGGGTGGCGTTGGTATTGGGACTATGCGGGCGGCGACGTAACCGACGACACGGTCCATCAACTCGACTTGGCTTGCCAACTATTGGAAATCCGCCAGTTACCCAAGACGGTGCGCTCGGTGGGAATCGCTCATCCGGGAAACGACGAGAAAATGGCAGGCACGCTCGCGACACAGTTCGAGTTTGAAGATCTCGTATTGCTCTACAACCAAACCCAAAACACGCCCTACATGGTCAAAAGCGACCAAGGCGTACGCAACGGCGATCTGTTTCCCTATTGGCCGCAGAATGGGACGCGGATCGAGATCTTCGGCGAAGCGGGACTCATGGTTGTCGGACGGCACGGCGGGGGCTGGCAGGTTTTCCAGCGCACAAAGAGCCGTAAACCAGTCGTCACCGCCGAGCAGCATGGCCGTTTTCCCGACGACGCGCACAAAGAAGATTTTCTCGACGCAGTCCGCACGCGTCGAACCCCCAACGGCGATCTCGAATCCGCCCATCGCTCCGCGACGCTCTGCCACTTGGCAAACATCAGCTACCGCGTGGGGAATCAGTTGCTTGAGATTGATCGCGAGCGGGAAACGATCGTTGGGAACGATGCGGCGAATGCTCTCATACAGCCAAACCGAAGAGAGGGTTTCAACTTCGGCAGTTGA
- a CDS encoding penicillin acylase family protein translates to MRCDRRVVVVLFTLSACSLLLSGQLFAQDRSVDTKTLALADRLVPRVTIHRDEYGVPHVFGEDNESTIFGFGYAQAEDFFWQVEDSYLLGCGRYSEAHGPRGLNSDLLNHAFEIAARSERDFAALDGQTKRLLTAFVGGINHYLAKHPEVQPRLLKRFEPWHVLAHHRHMALELCFRFTGLSDEYLPRRNPHIWTATGSNGWAINGERTATGKPMLLAAPHMPWHGFAQLAESHLYSKGGTAGQAWNFIGAHFYGSPVLALGHNRRLGWTLVSNQPDIADVWRVEFSNEEKPLEYLYNGKPRTATEWTDNVRVRKSRGWEDRQFTFRKTHHGPIVEQDGNDYLAAQISGLYETIPMRQSLQMMRAENLAEFRTALSPMQILYMNVIYADCDGNIMALYNGRVPRRNPEFDWSAPVDGSDPAQEWLGVHTLEELPTVLNPKAGFVQNCNSSPLITTDGENPTLEDFPSYMIRDAKIENRRALRSREILRGMRGATFSQWQNAAFDTEVHWAKHELPKYAEQLEELQQTDAESALKVQPYLLHLLAWDARITHDSTAATLCHHWYEELYGRGYPGEALREKYQDDPEAQLLALVRAADRLQAMHGTWQIPYGELYRSQRESHVADLVDARFDDKAPSLPCLGGHGPMGVALTQYFTPSVEIPLVISQQRRYSLVGSSYLAAYDFSQEPVRGASVVPFGTSGKASSQHFFDQAKLLAEQRMKPERFTPAEVKKYAVRSYHPGE, encoded by the coding sequence ATGCGTTGTGATCGTCGTGTCGTCGTGGTTCTCTTCACCCTTAGCGCGTGCTCGCTTCTTCTGAGCGGACAGCTCTTCGCACAGGACCGATCGGTCGATACGAAAACGCTGGCCCTTGCAGACCGACTCGTGCCGCGTGTCACAATCCATCGCGATGAGTATGGTGTCCCGCATGTTTTCGGCGAGGATAATGAAAGCACCATTTTTGGTTTCGGATACGCTCAAGCGGAAGACTTCTTCTGGCAGGTTGAAGACTCCTACCTACTCGGTTGCGGTCGCTACAGCGAAGCTCATGGACCGCGTGGACTTAACTCGGACCTGTTAAATCATGCCTTTGAGATCGCCGCTCGAAGCGAGCGCGACTTTGCGGCGCTCGACGGACAAACCAAGCGGCTGCTTACCGCCTTCGTCGGGGGAATCAATCACTACTTGGCAAAACATCCTGAGGTGCAACCTCGCCTCCTCAAGCGGTTCGAACCTTGGCATGTCCTGGCACATCACCGGCACATGGCGCTTGAGCTGTGCTTCAGGTTCACTGGGCTAAGTGACGAATACCTGCCACGCCGGAACCCTCACATTTGGACCGCTACTGGGAGCAACGGCTGGGCGATCAACGGTGAACGCACCGCCACAGGCAAGCCCATGCTGCTCGCAGCACCACACATGCCCTGGCACGGCTTTGCGCAATTGGCTGAATCTCACCTGTACAGCAAAGGAGGCACCGCAGGACAAGCCTGGAATTTTATCGGCGCTCACTTCTACGGGAGCCCTGTACTCGCCCTAGGGCATAACCGTCGCCTTGGCTGGACGCTCGTGAGCAACCAGCCCGACATCGCCGATGTCTGGCGCGTCGAGTTCAGCAACGAAGAGAAACCGCTTGAATATCTCTATAACGGAAAACCACGGACCGCCACCGAGTGGACGGACAACGTGCGCGTTAGAAAATCGCGGGGTTGGGAAGATCGCCAGTTCACCTTTCGTAAGACGCATCACGGGCCGATCGTCGAACAAGACGGAAATGATTATCTCGCAGCACAGATCTCAGGACTGTATGAAACGATCCCCATGCGGCAAAGCCTGCAGATGATGCGCGCCGAAAACTTGGCGGAGTTTCGGACGGCGCTCTCGCCGATGCAGATTCTCTACATGAACGTCATCTACGCGGATTGTGATGGCAACATCATGGCGTTGTACAACGGGCGAGTGCCACGGCGAAATCCGGAGTTCGATTGGTCCGCCCCCGTTGATGGTTCCGACCCGGCGCAAGAGTGGCTGGGAGTTCACACCTTGGAAGAGCTGCCCACGGTTCTCAATCCCAAAGCAGGCTTTGTGCAGAACTGCAACTCGTCTCCCTTGATCACGACCGACGGAGAAAACCCGACGCTCGAAGACTTTCCGTCGTATATGATTCGCGACGCGAAGATTGAGAACCGTCGGGCGCTGCGTTCGCGTGAAATCCTTCGCGGCATGCGGGGAGCTACTTTTAGCCAGTGGCAAAATGCGGCCTTCGACACCGAGGTCCACTGGGCAAAACACGAGCTGCCCAAATACGCGGAACAGCTCGAAGAACTTCAACAAACAGATGCCGAATCGGCCCTTAAAGTGCAACCTTACTTGTTGCACCTGTTGGCATGGGACGCACGGATCACACACGATTCGACTGCCGCCACGCTATGCCATCACTGGTACGAAGAGCTCTATGGGCGTGGCTATCCGGGGGAAGCCTTGCGGGAGAAGTATCAGGACGACCCTGAAGCTCAACTGCTAGCGCTTGTTCGTGCAGCGGATCGCCTACAAGCGATGCATGGCACCTGGCAGATTCCTTACGGCGAGCTGTATCGCTCACAACGAGAATCCCACGTGGCAGACCTCGTCGATGCGCGGTTCGACGACAAAGCACCGAGCCTACCATGCCTCGGTGGTCATGGACCGATGGGCGTTGCGCTGACGCAGTATTTTACGCCGAGCGTTGAAATCCCGCTGGTCATCTCCCAGCAGCGTCGCTACTCGCTTGTCGGCAGTTCTTACTTGGCGGCTTATGATTTTTCCCAAGAACCCGTTCGTGGTGCGAGCGTTGTCCCATTCGGAACAAGCGGAAAAGCAAGTTCACAGCACTTTTTTGACCAAGCGAAACTGCTGGCAGAGCAACGCATGAAGCCAGAACGGTTCACGCCAGCAGAGGTGAAGAAGTATGCCGTGCGGAGTTATCACCCGGGGGAGTGA
- a CDS encoding protocatechuate 3,4-dioxygenase, with product MHEFISGSRTALGRRQFLSLSAASLATLPAGAFAELLTETPRSTEGPFYPDHLPLDTDNDLLIVNEKLTPAVGEVTHLGGRVLDITGEPMRNVVVEIWQVDGKGVYLHTGSSGRAERDKNFQGFGRFLTNQKGEYYFRTVKPVSYPGRTPHIHFAINRGDRRLLTTQMYVKGHEQNKRDGLFNRIRNEKQRDSVLVDFKPLKDSKVGELVANFDIVLGRTPADS from the coding sequence ATGCACGAATTCATTAGTGGAAGCAGGACAGCTCTAGGTCGTCGTCAGTTTCTCAGTCTCTCGGCTGCCAGTCTTGCGACACTGCCGGCTGGCGCTTTCGCCGAACTTCTGACCGAAACCCCTCGTTCCACCGAGGGTCCGTTCTATCCCGATCACCTGCCGCTGGATACGGACAACGACCTTTTAATCGTCAACGAGAAGCTCACCCCCGCCGTGGGCGAAGTTACCCATCTCGGCGGGCGCGTCTTAGACATCACGGGTGAGCCGATGCGCAACGTCGTTGTCGAAATCTGGCAAGTCGACGGCAAGGGAGTCTATCTCCACACCGGCAGTAGCGGCCGAGCTGAGCGCGACAAAAACTTCCAGGGCTTTGGTCGCTTCCTTACGAACCAAAAGGGCGAGTACTACTTCCGCACGGTGAAGCCGGTTTCTTATCCGGGCCGAACACCGCACATTCATTTCGCAATCAATCGTGGCGACCGTCGTTTGCTCACTACGCAGATGTACGTGAAGGGTCACGAGCAGAACAAGCGAGACGGCTTGTTCAATCGGATTCGAAACGAAAAACAACGCGATTCCGTGCTCGTCGATTTCAAGCCGCTGAAAGACTCAAAAGTTGGCGAGCTGGTGGCAAATTTTGACATCGTGTTGGGTCGCACGCCTGCGGACAGTTAG
- a CDS encoding PEP-CTERM sorting domain-containing protein (PEP-CTERM proteins occur, often in large numbers, in the proteomes of bacteria that also encode an exosortase, a predicted intramembrane cysteine proteinase. The presence of a PEP-CTERM domain at a protein's C-terminus predicts cleavage within the sorting domain, followed by covalent anchoring to some some component of the (usually Gram-negative) cell surface. Many PEP-CTERM proteins exhibit an unusual sequence composition that includes large numbers of potential glycosylation sites. Expression of one such protein has been shown restore the ability of a bacterium to form floc, a type of biofilm.) → MRFIAPIALLFTALFVHGPSQARADWDLNIVITNRSSFSSSQIAILDQAIIDAEHLWESQITGTHGGAVDTFTVQLTGANLGGSLGNANSTGNTTSGPFTLSTGGSMRIDFNGIDQFSNFMGVNVIDELLAHEIGHAMGIGTLWIANGVYVNNSGQYTGEHGLRAYRRDFDSSATFIPVELNGGAGTRNAHWDQLMRSAGEAGTFDPNNPFNLDPRIGITDNLGRDLSLELMTGALDPDYGEPFLAPFTVQSLRDIGFLVVPEPTSLACLLISVALCASRRRRI, encoded by the coding sequence ATGCGTTTCATTGCCCCAATTGCTTTGTTGTTCACCGCTTTGTTCGTTCACGGCCCAAGCCAAGCCCGCGCGGACTGGGACCTCAACATCGTCATCACGAATCGTTCATCGTTTAGCAGCAGCCAAATCGCCATCCTAGACCAGGCGATCATCGATGCGGAGCATCTTTGGGAAAGCCAGATCACCGGAACGCATGGCGGTGCGGTCGATACGTTTACCGTGCAACTCACCGGGGCAAATCTTGGAGGTTCGCTGGGCAATGCGAATAGCACGGGAAACACCACGAGCGGTCCCTTCACGTTGAGTACCGGCGGCTCGATGCGCATCGATTTCAATGGCATCGACCAGTTTTCCAACTTCATGGGCGTCAACGTGATCGACGAACTGCTCGCCCATGAGATCGGCCACGCGATGGGCATCGGCACCCTCTGGATCGCCAACGGCGTGTATGTGAACAACAGCGGGCAGTACACGGGCGAGCATGGGCTCAGGGCTTACAGAAGGGACTTTGATTCCAGTGCTACCTTTATCCCCGTGGAACTTAACGGCGGGGCGGGCACACGGAACGCTCACTGGGACCAACTGATGCGTAGTGCTGGCGAAGCGGGTACGTTCGACCCCAACAATCCTTTCAATCTGGATCCTCGCATTGGCATTACCGACAATTTAGGCCGTGACCTGAGTCTCGAGCTCATGACCGGAGCGCTCGATCCCGACTATGGCGAACCATTCTTGGCACCCTTCACGGTGCAGTCGCTACGCGACATTGGATTCCTCGTCGTGCCGGAGCCGACTTCGTTGGCGTGCTTATTGATTTCCGTCGCTCTGTGTGCCTCTCGTCGACGACGGATTTGA
- a CDS encoding 4a-hydroxytetrahydrobiopterin dehydratase — MAPQTPETQTPEELTQKKCLPCEGGVRPYTLEESQAQLESLPGWELTHEGQRIRKKWTVKNFMAGMDFFNKCAEVAEADAHHPDLHIEGYRNASVELWTHAIGGLSENDFILAAKIDQLPIEVQ, encoded by the coding sequence ATGGCCCCCCAAACTCCAGAAACCCAAACGCCAGAAGAATTGACCCAGAAGAAATGTCTTCCTTGTGAAGGAGGCGTACGGCCCTACACCCTTGAAGAGTCGCAAGCCCAGCTCGAAAGCCTGCCCGGATGGGAGCTCACACACGAGGGCCAGCGAATTCGCAAGAAATGGACGGTCAAGAACTTCATGGCCGGAATGGACTTCTTCAACAAGTGTGCCGAGGTCGCTGAAGCGGACGCACATCACCCGGATCTTCACATTGAGGGATATCGCAACGCATCGGTCGAATTATGGACCCACGCGATCGGTGGACTCAGCGAGAATGATTTTATTCTCGCTGCCAAGATTGATCAGTTGCCGATTGAAGTTCAGTAA